DNA from Micromonospora nigra:
CCCTCCCCCTGGACCGGCGACCACCGGTCACCGTCTGCCTACGAGGGTATCGAGGCGGCAAACCGGTCGCCCCACCCGCGTTCGTCGGCTAGACACGAACGGTGACAACGACCCCGCTCAGCATGCGACCCGCCCGTCCCGAGGAGTACGACGACCTCGGCCGGCTGCTCGGCGACCTCTTCCACGGCGGCTTCGACGCCGACTTGCTGGAGATCGAACGCGAGGTGTTCGAGCCGGAGCGCACCCTGCTGGTGCACGACGACGAACTGGTCGCCAGCGCGACCGCGTTCAGCCGGGAGCTGACCGTGCCCGGCGCGACGGTGCCGGCCGCCCACGTCAGCCTGGTCGGCGTGGCGCCCACCCACCGGCGCCGGGGCCTGCTGACCGCGCTGATGCGCCGCCAGCTCCGCGAGATCCGCGACGCCGGCCGGGAGCCGGTAGCGCTGCTGTGGGCCAGCGAGGGGCGGATCTACCCCCGGTTCGGCTACGGCATGGCCGCGCAGCGCCTGCTGGTGGAGTGCGACACCACCGAGCTGCGCCTGCCGTCCCCGACGCCCGCCGAGGGCCGGCTGCGCCTGGCCGACCCGCCCGCGCGGCAGGCCGAGCTGGCCCGGGTGTACGAGCGGGTACGCCCCGACCGCCCCGGCTGGTCCACCCGCAGCGAGTCCTGGTGGCGGTACGTGCTGGGCGATCCGGCGTCGCAGCGCGGCGGGGCCACCGAGCGGCGGGTGGTGTTGCACGAGGGCGCGGACGGCGTCGACGGGTACGGCCTGTTCCGGACGAGGAGCGAGTGGGACCGGTCGGGGCCCCGGGGCGTCACCAACGTCGACGAGGTGGTCGCCGCGACACCGCAGGCGTACCTGGCGATCTGGCGGATGCTGCTGTCGATCGACCTCACCCGGCAGCTGCGCTGGCAGCGAGCGGCCGTGGACGAGCCGCTGCTGCGCATGGTCAACGAGCCCCGCGCGCTCGGCGGGCACCTGGCGGACGCGCTGTGGGTGCGGCTGGTGGACGTGCCGGCGGCGCTGGCGGCCCGGCGGTACGCGGGCCAGCTCGACGTGGTGATCGAGGTCACCGACGACCTGCTGCCGGAGAACACCGGCCGGTGGCGGCTGCGAGGTGGTCCCGACGGCGCCGACTGCACGCCCACGGACGACCCCGCGGATCTGGCCTGCGACGTCCGGTGCCTCGGAGAGCTGTACCTGGGCGGGGGCGGGCTCGTGGCACTGGCCGCCGCGGACCGGGTACGGGAGCTGCGGGCCGGCGCCCTGACGGCCACCGCCGCCGCCATCGGCTGGTACCGCGCCCCCTCGGCCATGGAGGTCTTCTGACCCGGCCCCTGGCCGCCGGTCCCCGGGTGTTCGGCGGCCACCCGGACCGGGGCGGATCGGAGACGAGGGCGGTAGGGTCGGGTGGTGGCGGAGGCGGAGCGGAGACGGCGACGGGCCCGGCACCCACAGGGCCAACCGGCCCAGGGCCAACCCGCCCAGGGCCGGGTTTCCGGCGAGGGCGGCAGCGCCGTCACCGGCGCGGTGCACGACGGTGTCGAGCCGCCCCGGGGGCGGCGCGGCGGTGACGAGGGCGAGCGCGGGTTGCGCGGGCTCGTCGGCTCCGGGTCGTCGCAGGTCAGCGTCACCGCGGCGATGCGTGCCCGGGACGCCGCCCAGCCCTCGGAACAGGATCTCGCCGACGCCGAGGCCCGCGTGGTCGTGGTCCGCCGCAACTGGACCCCCCGCGAGGACCTGCCGCGCCGCTGACGCGAGGACTCGCCGCGCCGCTGACCGGGGCGACCTCGACGGCGGGGCGACACCGACGGCGGGGCGGGATCCGCCCCGGACCGCCGGCAGCCGCGATCAGGGCAGCTCGGGAAGCTGCCGGGTGCGCTCGTACTCGGCCATCTGGTCGATCCGGCGGGCGTGCCGGTCGCTGCCGCTGAACGGCGTCGACAGGAACGCCTCCACGATCGCGGTGGCCTCGTCGAGAGTGTGCTGCCGGCCGCCGACCGCCACCACGTTCGCGTCGTTGTGCTGCCGGCCCAGTTGCGCGGTCTCGACACTCCACGCCAGTGCCGCCCGAACCCCGGCGACCTTGTTCGCGGCGATCTGCTCGCCGTTGCCGGAACCACCGATGACCACTCCCAGGCTGCCGGGATCGGCCACCACCCGGCTGCCGGTGTGCAGGCAGAACGCCGGGTAGTCGTCGTCGGGGTCGTACGCCTTCGGGCCGACGTCGACCACGTCGTAGCCCTGCGTGGCCAGGTGGTTGGCCAGGTGCACCTTCAACTCGTAACCGGCGTGGTCGGAACCCAGGTAGACACGCATACCGGGCAGTCTGTCAGGCCGCCTCCGGGGGACGCCGCGCGGGCGGCGCCCCCACCGGCGGGTGGCCTCAGGCCGGCAGTTCGGCCACGACCAGGCCGCCGCGCGCCTTCGGGGTGAACCAGGTGCTCTTGCGCGGCATCTTCTCCCGCGCCAGGTTGACCGCGACGAAGTCGTCCACGGTCACCGGGGCCACCAGGACCGCCAGCTCGGCCCGGCCGGCGTCGACCTCGCCGACCAGCCAGCTCGCCGGGTAGTCGCCGCCGACGTAGGTGATCCGCTTGTCGCCGGGATCGAGGCCCAGCGCGTCGCGCAGCAGCAGCCGCTCGACCAGGGCGTGGTCGAGGTTGTCCAGCCGCCCCTGGCCCACCTGCGGCAGCGTCACCGCGTAGCCCTGACCCGCCAGGTAGAGGTGGACGGTGCCGCCGGCCGCCGGCACCTCGACCGGGCCGGCGGCCGGGCTGACCTGCGCGCCCGTGGCGCGCAGCCGGTCGAGCAGCTCCTCGGGTGTGGTGGTCAGCTCCGACACCAGCCGGTTGTAGGGCTGGATGGCGACGGACTCCGGTGTGGTGACCACCGCCAGGAAACGCGACAGGCCGCCGGTCTGCGCGGCCAGGCTGCGGTGGTTGCCGTCGGCGACCACCAGCTCGCCGCCCCCGGCGAGGGCGGTCAGCTCGTCCTGTTGGGGGCCGGGACCGAGCAGCCAGATGGCGTGGGTACGCCCCGCCTGGTCGGTGTCCGTCGCCGCCGGCACGCCCGCCGCGTCGGTCGCCGCCGCGAGCGCGGCGTGCAGCTCGTCACCCCGCCCGGTCTGGAGCAGGAGTACGGGCGAGAGCAGGTGCCCCAGCGACTCGGCCAGGGCGACCCGCTCGCGCACCTTGGCGATGAAGACGTCCTCGTTGCGGATGACCAGGCCGGGTTCGTCGGCGCGGGTGGAGATCTGGTCGGTGTCGACCATGGCGAACAGCCCGTAGGCCGCGGGCTCACCCGGGGCGGTGATCCGGTAGAGCACCACCACCCCCTCCGCCGGGGTGTAGCTGCCGTCGGCCTTGGCCTCGGCCAGCCGGGCCGCCGCGTCGGGCAGCGCGTCGAGGAAGGACCTGCCCAGGCTCTCCGGCGCCCGGTGCGGCATCTCGATGCCGAGGGCACTGTGCGGATTCGCGTCGATGATCGCGGTGATCTCCGCGTCGTCGGCGAACTCGTCATAGTTCTGCGCGCCGGTGCCGCCAGTGGTGATCCAGGCCCGGGCGATCGGATGCACGACCGTCATGACCGGTGACGCTACCGGCGGCCGGGGCGGCGGCGGCGCGGGACCCGGGTCGAGTCCACCTGGTGACCGTGCCACACGTCAGTCGACCGGGTCGGTGGCGCGGCGGTGCCGGCCGGCGGCGGGTGTGCCGGCCGGGCGGCGCGGGCCGGCGGGCGGACGCGGCGCCGCCGGCCAGCCCGGCCCGGCCCCGGACGGCGGGGTCAGCCGGGAGGTCGGAGCGACCCTCGCGACGCCCACCACCCCGGGGGCGGCTGCCGCCGGCCGGTGCACCGGCCGGGGCTCGGCCCACGGGGAGTCGCGGGAGGGGCGGCGGGGCGGGGCGGTCGTCCCGCCCCGCGACTGCGGAACGTCACCGGGTGCGCGGTGCTTCGCCATCGGAGTGCCTCCACGAACAGCGGGGGTGCGGCCCGGCAGGGCCGCCACGACGGACACCGGGAGAACGAGTCCGCCGGCCCGCCGGTGACGCGGCGCGTGGGCGGAGCACTAGTCGAAGATGGGTTCCAGATCCCGACTGCGCTTCAGCTCGAAGAACCCCGGGGTGCCGGCGACCAGCAGCACCCCGTCCCACAGCCGCCCGGCGGCTTCCCCCTTCGGCGCCGGCGTGACCACCGGGCCGAAGAAGGCGACCTGCCGCCCGTCCGGGCCGGGCGCGTGGATGACCGGGGTGCCCACGTCCGTGCCGACGGGCTGCATGCCGGCGGAGTGGCTGGCCCGCAGCGCCTCGTCGTACGTCGCGTCGTCGGCCGCTGCGGCCAGCGCCGGATCGAGCCCCGCTTCGGTCAGCGCGGCGGTGTACAACTCCGGGCCCACCTGCTCCTTGCCGAGGTGGATCCGGGTGCCGAGGGTGGTGTAGAGGCGGCGTACCGCGTCCGCACCGTGCCGTTGCCGCACCGCCACGCAGACCCGCACCGGGCCCCACCCCGTCCGCATCAGCTCCTGGTAGTGCTCCGGCAGGTCCCGCCCCTCGTTGAGCACCGAGAGGCTCATCACGTGGAACCGGACCTCCAGGTCACGGACCTGCTCCACCTCCAGCAGCCAGCGCGAGGTGATCCACGCCCACGGGCAGATCGGGTCGAACCACATGTCCACGACGGTGCGCTCACTCACGGTGACGTCCCTTCACGACGAGGTCGGGCCGGTGTCCGGCGTCCTCTGCGATCTTCACCCCACAGGGCATCGATCGACTCGGGAATGAGACCGTGACCTCGGCCACCGCTGGAACCCAGCGCGTGGAAGACTCGTTCCAGCCGGTCGCCACGAGCGGTCGGTGAAGGGCGCCGCCGTGGCGTACGGCGAGAGTGGGATGGAGACGAACGTGCCGGGAGTGCGCAATCTGACGCAGGTCGAGGCGACCGAGCGGGCCCGCCTGCTCGACGTGACCGCATACGACATCAGCCTGGACCTGTCCAGCGCCGTGCAGGCGGCGGCGGGCCGCACCTTCCGCTCGACCACCGAGGTGCGCTTCACCTGCGCCGAGCCCGGCGTCGGCACCTTCGTCGAGGTGGCGGCGGAGCAGGTGCACTCGGCGACGCTGAACGGCACGCCGGTGGACCTGGGCGACTGGTCGGCCGAGAAGGGGCTCACCCTGACCGGGCTGGCCCGGGAGAACGTCCTGGTGGTCGAGGCGGAGTTCGCGTACTCGAACTCGGGGCAGGGCCTGCACCGCACGGTCGACCCGGTCGACGGCGAGACCTACCTGTACAGCCAGTTCGAGACGGCTGACGCGCAACGGGTGTTCGCGTGCTTCGACCAGCCCGACCTGAAGAGCGTCTACACGTGGCACGCCACCGTGCCGGCCCACTGGCGGGTGGTGTCGAACATGCCGGTGGAGCGCGAGGACACCGCCGGCGTCGGGGTGAAGACCGTCCACTTCGTGCAGTCGGCGCGGATGAGCACCTACATCACGGCGCTGTGCGCCGGGCCGTAC
Protein-coding regions in this window:
- a CDS encoding GNAT family N-acetyltransferase, with the protein product MRPARPEEYDDLGRLLGDLFHGGFDADLLEIEREVFEPERTLLVHDDELVASATAFSRELTVPGATVPAAHVSLVGVAPTHRRRGLLTALMRRQLREIRDAGREPVALLWASEGRIYPRFGYGMAAQRLLVECDTTELRLPSPTPAEGRLRLADPPARQAELARVYERVRPDRPGWSTRSESWWRYVLGDPASQRGGATERRVVLHEGADGVDGYGLFRTRSEWDRSGPRGVTNVDEVVAATPQAYLAIWRMLLSIDLTRQLRWQRAAVDEPLLRMVNEPRALGGHLADALWVRLVDVPAALAARRYAGQLDVVIEVTDDLLPENTGRWRLRGGPDGADCTPTDDPADLACDVRCLGELYLGGGGLVALAAADRVRELRAGALTATAAAIGWYRAPSAMEVF
- a CDS encoding ribose-5-phosphate isomerase → MRVYLGSDHAGYELKVHLANHLATQGYDVVDVGPKAYDPDDDYPAFCLHTGSRVVADPGSLGVVIGGSGNGEQIAANKVAGVRAALAWSVETAQLGRQHNDANVVAVGGRQHTLDEATAIVEAFLSTPFSGSDRHARRIDQMAEYERTRQLPELP
- a CDS encoding DUF1015 family protein; the protein is MTVVHPIARAWITTGGTGAQNYDEFADDAEITAIIDANPHSALGIEMPHRAPESLGRSFLDALPDAAARLAEAKADGSYTPAEGVVVLYRITAPGEPAAYGLFAMVDTDQISTRADEPGLVIRNEDVFIAKVRERVALAESLGHLLSPVLLLQTGRGDELHAALAAATDAAGVPAATDTDQAGRTHAIWLLGPGPQQDELTALAGGGELVVADGNHRSLAAQTGGLSRFLAVVTTPESVAIQPYNRLVSELTTTPEELLDRLRATGAQVSPAAGPVEVPAAGGTVHLYLAGQGYAVTLPQVGQGRLDNLDHALVERLLLRDALGLDPGDKRITYVGGDYPASWLVGEVDAGRAELAVLVAPVTVDDFVAVNLAREKMPRKSTWFTPKARGGLVVAELPA
- a CDS encoding disulfide bond formation protein DsbA, with amino-acid sequence MSERTVVDMWFDPICPWAWITSRWLLEVEQVRDLEVRFHVMSLSVLNEGRDLPEHYQELMRTGWGPVRVCVAVRQRHGADAVRRLYTTLGTRIHLGKEQVGPELYTAALTEAGLDPALAAAADDATYDEALRASHSAGMQPVGTDVGTPVIHAPGPDGRQVAFFGPVVTPAPKGEAAGRLWDGVLLVAGTPGFFELKRSRDLEPIFD